From the genome of Flavobacterium ovatum, one region includes:
- a CDS encoding sigma 54-interacting transcriptional regulator: protein MNIENINTIGELKASGYQSKSIKDELRSNLIAKIKLGKPTFEGVHGFENTVIPELERAILSRHNINFLGLRGQAKTRLARKMVELLDEYIPFVTGSEINDDPLHPISRFSKDLIAEKGVNTPISWLHRSDRFSEKLATPDVTVADLIGDVDPIKAANLRLSYADDRVIHFGMIPRANRCIFVINELPDLQARIQVALFNILQEGDIQIRGFKLRMPLDIQFIFTANPEDYTNRGSIVTPLKDRIGSQILTHYPETVQIARTITEQEAKLDATQSSRVNVPSLAKDLLEQISFEARDSEYVDYKSGVSARMSITAYENLLSTAERRALLNGEDKTTVRLSDFMGVIPAITGKVELVYEGEQEGAAFVAQHLLGAAISTLFPMYFPKIEKLEKPNEKTAYTDLIEWFFAESGFELLDDTTDAEYKNILNAIVPLEILIKKHQPDLAIEDHLFMKEFILWAMVEYRKLSKDRIATGYQFKDIYGSYISKL, encoded by the coding sequence ATGAACATAGAAAATATAAATACAATAGGAGAGTTAAAGGCTTCGGGTTATCAATCGAAGTCTATAAAGGACGAATTACGTAGCAATTTGATAGCTAAAATAAAATTGGGTAAACCTACTTTTGAAGGGGTTCATGGTTTTGAGAACACGGTGATTCCAGAGTTGGAGCGTGCGATTTTGTCTCGTCATAATATCAATTTTTTAGGGCTTCGTGGGCAAGCCAAAACGAGGTTGGCGCGTAAGATGGTGGAGTTGTTGGATGAATACATTCCGTTTGTGACGGGTTCGGAGATTAATGATGACCCTTTGCATCCCATTTCTCGTTTTTCAAAAGATTTAATTGCTGAAAAAGGAGTGAATACACCTATTTCATGGTTGCATCGTAGCGACCGTTTTTCGGAAAAATTAGCGACGCCAGATGTTACCGTTGCCGATTTGATTGGAGATGTAGACCCTATTAAAGCTGCTAACTTAAGACTGTCCTATGCAGATGATCGTGTGATTCATTTTGGAATGATTCCGAGAGCCAATCGTTGTATTTTTGTGATAAACGAATTACCCGATTTACAAGCTCGTATTCAAGTGGCATTGTTTAATATTTTGCAAGAAGGAGATATCCAGATTCGAGGATTTAAGTTAAGAATGCCGCTGGATATTCAGTTTATATTTACTGCCAACCCAGAAGATTACACTAATCGTGGTAGTATTGTAACACCATTGAAAGACCGAATTGGTTCTCAAATTTTGACACATTATCCAGAAACGGTGCAGATCGCGAGAACGATTACCGAACAAGAAGCAAAATTGGATGCTACACAATCGAGTAGGGTAAATGTTCCGTCATTGGCTAAGGATTTGCTGGAGCAAATTAGTTTTGAAGCACGAGACAGTGAATATGTAGATTATAAAAGTGGCGTAAGTGCTAGAATGAGTATTACGGCTTATGAGAATTTGTTGAGTACGGCGGAACGTAGAGCTTTGTTGAATGGTGAGGACAAAACTACCGTTCGCTTATCTGATTTTATGGGCGTGATTCCAGCTATTACGGGTAAAGTAGAATTGGTTTATGAAGGAGAGCAGGAGGGAGCGGCTTTTGTAGCACAACATTTGCTAGGTGCAGCGATTAGTACATTGTTTCCAATGTATTTTCCGAAAATTGAAAAACTAGAAAAGCCGAATGAAAAAACTGCTTATACGGATTTGATAGAATGGTTTTTTGCCGAAAGTGGTTTCGAATTATTAGATGATACTACTGATGCCGAATATAAAAATATTCTGAATGCGATTGTACCGTTGGAAATTTTAATTAAAAAACACCAACCAGACCTTGCCATAGAAGACCATTTGTTTATGAAGGAATTCATCTTGTGGGCAATGGTAGAATATAGAAAACTGAGTAAAGATCGTATTGCTACAGGGTATCAGTTCAAGGATATTTATGGAAGTTATATCAGTAAATTGTAA
- a CDS encoding HYR domain-containing protein, whose protein sequence is MKMNKLFFPFAISFVATVIACSSDSGNSEKEKTIADTVNPTIICVADMNVNIEATANAAIVTYSTPAGIDNLPGAVTTQTAGLASGATFQVGVTTNTFQVKDAAGNAVSCSFKVTVVKNAPSADLPYFVDVNPTPTDKKWTKVENMSDEFSGSTLDNTKWINDPSNDGFKWIGRAPGLFEPSNVTVSDGNLNVTTRKRSSPEVINGNTYTHGGAIVRSKNPGNLGMYYECRMKANKTVMSSTFWLAMKNNCPTVTRKLELDIQECVGKTNSGTASWATKYTNIFHSNAFRHAIGCDTGITQTQQIQGAVNLSEKNTDRFFVYACWWKSATELVFYLDGKYAYTITPPTNYDIDGFITMAIEVYDWNPIDPADTIWETGSFDDLTTKYDWVRTWKLADK, encoded by the coding sequence ATGAAAATGAATAAACTTTTTTTTCCGTTTGCGATATCATTTGTCGCAACGGTTATTGCCTGTAGCAGCGATAGTGGAAATTCTGAAAAAGAAAAGACTATTGCCGACACTGTTAATCCCACTATCATTTGTGTTGCAGATATGAATGTAAATATCGAGGCAACTGCAAATGCAGCGATAGTGACTTATTCTACTCCTGCAGGCATCGATAATTTACCAGGTGCTGTGACCACGCAAACTGCTGGTTTGGCATCTGGCGCTACTTTTCAGGTGGGAGTAACTACGAATACTTTTCAAGTGAAAGATGCTGCTGGTAATGCTGTTTCTTGTAGTTTTAAAGTTACTGTTGTTAAGAACGCACCTTCTGCAGATTTGCCTTACTTTGTAGATGTAAATCCGACACCAACGGATAAAAAATGGACAAAAGTTGAAAATATGTCTGATGAATTTAGTGGTTCTACCTTGGATAATACAAAATGGATTAATGATCCGAGCAATGATGGTTTTAAATGGATTGGTAGAGCTCCAGGGTTATTTGAACCAAGTAATGTGACCGTTTCAGATGGTAATCTTAATGTGACCACTAGAAAGAGGAGTAGTCCTGAAGTGATAAACGGGAACACTTATACCCACGGAGGAGCAATTGTACGTTCCAAAAACCCAGGGAATTTGGGAATGTATTATGAGTGTAGAATGAAAGCAAATAAAACGGTCATGTCTTCTACGTTTTGGTTAGCGATGAAAAATAATTGTCCTACAGTGACTAGAAAACTAGAGTTGGATATTCAGGAATGTGTGGGAAAAACTAATAGTGGAACGGCTAGTTGGGCTACAAAATATACAAACATCTTTCATTCTAACGCTTTCAGACATGCCATTGGTTGTGATACGGGTATTACTCAAACGCAACAAATACAAGGGGCAGTAAATTTATCAGAGAAAAATACGGATCGTTTTTTTGTGTATGCTTGCTGGTGGAAATCTGCTACTGAGTTGGTGTTTTATTTAGACGGTAAATATGCTTATACGATTACCCCTCCAACAAATTATGATATTGACGGCTTTATAACTATGGCAATTGAGGTGTATGATTGGAACCCAATCGATCCCGCTGATACGATATGGGAAACAGGATCATTTGATGATTTAACAACCAAATATGACTGGGTAAGAACATGGAAATTGGCTGATAAGTGA
- a CDS encoding cytochrome c, with amino-acid sequence MHFIITLLLSTYIYLPGQFMIIHSDLKKDYSLITGPQQKNNPLQESIQRGQGIYTDFCIQCHLINGKGDSKNFPPLDGSDWFQNKRLQSIHAVKYGQSGAIIVNQKKYNNSMPAMGLSNQEIADVMNYIMNSWSNKQRKMVIAEEVESIKFQK; translated from the coding sequence ATGCATTTTATAATAACCCTATTGTTATCAACATATATATATCTTCCAGGTCAATTTATGATCATCCATTCCGATTTAAAAAAAGATTATTCCCTTATTACTGGTCCCCAACAAAAAAATAATCCTTTGCAAGAAAGCATCCAACGAGGACAAGGAATCTATACTGATTTTTGTATCCAATGTCATTTGATAAACGGCAAGGGTGATAGCAAAAATTTCCCTCCATTAGACGGGTCAGATTGGTTCCAAAATAAAAGGCTCCAAAGTATTCATGCCGTAAAATATGGTCAAAGCGGTGCAATTATAGTCAATCAAAAAAAATACAACAACTCCATGCCTGCTATGGGGTTAAGTAATCAAGAAATAGCCGATGTGATGAATTACATAATGAATTCATGGAGCAATAAACAGCGTAAAATGGTAATAGCTGAAGAGGTCGAAAGCATAAAATTTCAGAAATAG
- a CDS encoding histone H1: protein MKELVAKINAEFEAFTAETESLIEKGVKAAGARARKSTLEMEKMLKEFRKLSIEESKK, encoded by the coding sequence ATGAAAGAATTAGTAGCCAAAATTAACGCTGAGTTTGAAGCATTTACTGCAGAAACAGAATCTCTAATTGAAAAAGGAGTAAAAGCGGCTGGAGCAAGAGCACGTAAATCAACTTTGGAAATGGAAAAAATGCTAAAAGAATTTAGAAAACTTTCTATCGAAGAGTCTAAAAAATAA
- a CDS encoding YchJ family metal-binding protein, producing MQVVNCYCCSRKIFDSCCEPYLLGTKKTTTAEELMRSRYSAFATQQADYLVSTTHFSTRKNHHKKDILEWATTNKWLKLEVLNTTETTVEFKAYYQDTSGQKYIHHEFSTFKKENENWYYVDGRF from the coding sequence ATGCAAGTTGTAAATTGTTACTGCTGTTCAAGAAAAATTTTTGATAGTTGCTGTGAACCGTATTTATTAGGGACAAAAAAAACAACTACTGCCGAAGAATTAATGCGTTCTAGATATTCTGCTTTTGCAACACAACAAGCGGATTATCTTGTGTCTACTACTCATTTTTCTACTCGAAAAAACCACCATAAAAAGGATATATTAGAATGGGCAACAACCAATAAATGGTTGAAACTAGAAGTTTTGAATACAACTGAAACTACGGTGGAGTTCAAAGCTTATTATCAAGATACTTCAGGACAAAAATACATTCATCATGAATTTTCTACTTTCAAAAAAGAGAATGAGAATTGGTATTACGTAGATGGAAGATTTTAA
- a CDS encoding VWA domain-containing protein has protein sequence MKNEFKKGFYFKQYTAQEQSPFDKLFGIFKELITHTSGDFDEAISWLRELDVEYKLTDDNYTIDDFIEDLKKKGYIKDEVKEDGSGGLGITAKTERAIRQQALDQIFGNLKRSGSGNHKTKHSGTGDEHTGELREYHFGDGLEQISLTESLRNAQINHGVGDFRLTENDLVVEDTQHKSQMSTVLMIDISHSMILYGEDRITPAKKVAMALAELITTRYPKDTLDILVFGNDAWPIAIKDLPYLKVGPFHTNTVAGLQLAMDMLRRKRNTNKQIFMITDGKPSCVKERDGSYYMNSNGLDEYIVDKCYTQAQQARKLHIPITTFMIASDPYLQKFVNKFTEANQGKAFYTGLKGLGEMIFEDYETNRKKRVK, from the coding sequence ATGAAAAACGAGTTTAAAAAAGGGTTTTATTTTAAGCAATATACAGCACAAGAGCAATCTCCGTTTGATAAACTTTTTGGTATTTTCAAAGAGTTGATCACGCATACATCGGGAGATTTTGATGAGGCTATCAGTTGGTTGAGAGAGTTGGATGTCGAATACAAACTGACTGACGATAACTATACTATTGATGATTTTATTGAAGATTTAAAGAAGAAAGGGTACATTAAGGATGAAGTTAAGGAAGATGGTTCTGGGGGTTTAGGGATTACAGCCAAGACGGAAAGAGCCATCAGACAACAAGCATTGGATCAGATTTTTGGGAATTTGAAACGTTCGGGTTCTGGAAATCACAAGACCAAACATTCGGGTACGGGTGATGAACATACGGGAGAGCTACGGGAGTACCATTTTGGCGATGGACTGGAACAAATATCGTTGACCGAGAGTTTACGGAACGCTCAAATAAATCATGGTGTGGGCGACTTTAGACTGACTGAAAACGATTTGGTAGTTGAAGATACACAGCATAAATCGCAGATGAGCACGGTGCTGATGATTGATATTAGCCACAGTATGATTCTATACGGCGAGGATCGAATAACGCCTGCAAAAAAAGTAGCGATGGCTCTTGCTGAATTGATTACGACACGTTATCCAAAAGATACTTTAGATATATTAGTCTTTGGGAATGACGCTTGGCCAATTGCGATTAAGGATTTACCGTACTTGAAAGTTGGGCCTTTTCATACTAATACAGTAGCTGGTTTACAACTAGCTATGGACATGCTTCGTCGAAAACGAAACACCAACAAGCAAATTTTTATGATTACGGATGGGAAACCGAGTTGCGTAAAAGAACGTGATGGTTCCTACTATATGAACAGCAATGGGCTTGATGAGTATATCGTGGATAAATGCTACACACAAGCACAACAGGCAAGAAAATTACACATTCCGATTACGACTTTTATGATTGCGAGTGATCCGTATTTGCAAAAATTTGTCAATAAATTTACGGAAGCCAATCAAGGAAAAGCGTTTTATACAGGCTTGAAAGGTCTGGGCGAAATGATTTTTGAGGATTATGAGACGAATAGGAAGAAGCGAGTAAAGTAG
- a CDS encoding PQQ-dependent sugar dehydrogenase codes for MNRIIYILFSCMLISCHAQDKSNNILLQNEIVSYTFETIADGILIPWGMVFLPDGSLLVTEKSGQLLHIKNKIKTEIKNVPSVYNRGQGGLLDIVLHPNYIQNGWIYITYASTEGDGEGGNTKLIRAKLENESLTQIEYLYKCSPNTTKGQHFGSRIVFDNQGYLYFSVGERGEHFVNPQDISRDNGKIYRLNDDGSIPRDNPFVGQANTKEAIYSYGVRNPQGLAKNPITGAIWEHEHGPQGGDEINIIKKGTNYGWPIVTYGLNYDSTIISTKQEIKGVENPLYQWTPSIAPCGMAFVTSNLYPNWKGHLLVGSLKFQYLELVKLRGTEIIGRQKIATDIGRMRNVIEGPDGYIYIAVEGKGILKIIPN; via the coding sequence ATGAACAGAATCATTTACATACTGTTTTCTTGTATGCTTATTAGTTGTCATGCTCAGGACAAGTCCAATAATATTCTCCTTCAAAACGAAATTGTCAGTTATACATTTGAAACCATTGCAGATGGTATTCTAATACCTTGGGGAATGGTTTTTTTGCCAGATGGCTCACTCTTAGTTACTGAAAAAAGTGGACAATTACTTCATATTAAAAACAAAATAAAAACTGAAATAAAAAATGTTCCCTCAGTATATAATCGAGGACAAGGCGGATTATTAGACATTGTTTTACACCCTAATTATATTCAAAATGGTTGGATTTATATCACTTATGCTTCCACTGAAGGCGATGGCGAAGGAGGAAATACCAAACTCATCAGAGCCAAACTGGAAAATGAATCGTTAACCCAAATTGAATATTTATACAAATGCTCTCCTAATACTACTAAGGGACAACATTTTGGTTCCCGAATTGTTTTTGATAACCAAGGCTATTTGTATTTCTCAGTAGGAGAACGTGGTGAACATTTTGTAAATCCACAAGACATCAGTCGTGACAACGGAAAAATATACCGTTTAAATGATGACGGTAGTATTCCAAGAGACAACCCTTTTGTAGGTCAAGCCAATACAAAAGAAGCGATTTACTCTTACGGTGTTCGTAATCCGCAAGGTTTGGCTAAAAACCCCATTACAGGAGCCATTTGGGAACACGAACACGGTCCTCAAGGAGGAGACGAAATCAATATTATCAAAAAAGGAACGAATTACGGTTGGCCAATCGTTACTTATGGACTCAATTATGACAGTACTATAATTAGTACCAAACAAGAAATAAAGGGAGTAGAAAATCCCCTTTATCAGTGGACTCCCTCTATTGCTCCCTGTGGAATGGCTTTTGTAACCAGCAACTTATATCCAAATTGGAAAGGTCATTTGCTTGTAGGTTCCTTAAAATTCCAATACCTAGAACTAGTTAAATTAAGAGGAACGGAAATCATCGGAAGACAAAAAATTGCAACCGACATTGGACGTATGCGTAACGTGATTGAAGGACCAGATGGCTACATCTATATAGCTGTTGAAGGAAAAGGAATTCTAAAAATTATCCCTAATTAA
- a CDS encoding DUF4252 domain-containing protein — protein MKNFITAIVLVLFSISVFSQNALDKFNDQDDITAVVVNKKMFDLMSKVKVDASDKETQQYMNLIKKLDNLKVYTTTNNKAALDMKSTADKYIKTAGLEELMKVNEAGKNIRIVVKSGTGDAKIKELLMFIEGGNRDNETVLMSLTGNFNLNEIAVLTDKMKIPGGDELKKATKDKR, from the coding sequence ATGAAAAATTTTATAACCGCTATAGTACTTGTCTTGTTTTCTATTTCAGTGTTTTCACAAAATGCATTGGATAAATTCAATGATCAAGATGATATTACTGCTGTAGTTGTCAATAAAAAGATGTTTGACTTAATGAGTAAAGTAAAGGTCGATGCTTCTGATAAAGAAACACAGCAATACATGAACTTGATAAAAAAGTTAGATAATTTAAAGGTATATACAACTACAAATAATAAGGCAGCATTGGACATGAAATCAACTGCTGATAAATACATAAAAACTGCTGGTCTTGAAGAACTAATGAAAGTGAATGAAGCAGGTAAAAATATTCGAATTGTAGTAAAGTCGGGTACCGGAGATGCTAAGATCAAAGAATTATTGATGTTCATTGAAGGTGGTAATCGAGATAATGAAACCGTTTTGATGTCATTAACAGGCAATTTTAATTTGAATGAAATAGCAGTGCTTACCGATAAAATGAAAATACCAGGTGGCGATGAATTGAAAAAAGCTACTAAAGATAAAAGATAG
- a CDS encoding 2OG-Fe(II) oxygenase, translated as MENSFEALIASYIENKVGICEHFLNDALVNNLKQNLFSLKEQSLLMEAGTGNSEAVSYDSAVRSDSIYWLDKKHNNVFENEFFDQIDAFVSYLNESCYTGITGYEFHYSLYEKGDFYLKHLDQFKSNPSRKYSMISYLNSNWQPVDGGELLIHQENNLQKISPTQGKTVFFKSDELLHEVLVTQNTRMSITGWLKTD; from the coding sequence ATGGAAAATAGCTTTGAAGCTCTTATTGCTTCTTATATTGAAAATAAAGTGGGTATATGCGAACACTTTTTAAACGATGCATTAGTCAATAATTTAAAGCAGAATTTATTCTCTTTAAAAGAACAAAGTTTGTTGATGGAGGCAGGAACAGGAAACTCAGAAGCTGTTTCTTATGATAGTGCTGTACGCAGCGATTCCATTTATTGGTTGGATAAAAAACACAATAATGTTTTTGAAAATGAGTTTTTTGACCAAATCGATGCTTTTGTAAGTTATCTAAATGAAAGTTGCTATACCGGAATTACTGGTTATGAATTTCATTATTCCTTATATGAAAAAGGCGATTTTTACCTCAAACATTTAGATCAGTTTAAAAGTAATCCAAGTCGAAAATACTCGATGATTAGTTATTTAAACAGCAATTGGCAACCTGTAGATGGTGGCGAATTATTGATTCATCAGGAAAATAATCTTCAAAAAATAAGTCCTACTCAAGGCAAAACAGTTTTCTTCAAAAGTGACGAATTACTACATGAAGTTTTAGTAACCCAAAATACCAGAATGAGTATTACGGGTTGGTTAAAAACGGATTAA
- a CDS encoding S41 family peptidase, with protein MKRKSQFLILLFLSVFSFQSCEDTDDIALPKDLQINDFIWKGLNVYYLWQSDVPNLGDNRFANLTQYKDFLGNYTPENLFEALRVAKSIDRFSWIVSDYTVLEQSFQGTTKNNGIEFKLSLDPNDNTKVVGIVSYIIPNSDASTKDIKRGEVFYGINGTALTLDNYSSLLFSSSEIYTMNFADFNGSSIIPNGKSIDFTKTLLDENPILINKVINSGSYKIGYLMYNGFYSSYDTLLNNAFGTLKTEGITDLVLDLRYNPGGSVQTATRLASMITGQYTGQIFSKLTYNSKKSSNNTNYLFPDKIGTTPINSLNLSKIYILTTAGTASASELIINGLKPYINVIQIGDKTVGKNQASVTLYDSPDFRASNRNPNHKYAMQPIVAYTVNKNGFGDYPLGIVPTYSLKESVSTYGILGDSSEPLLSKAIEKITGTAKTAKQTTEKPFQELGDSKTLSGRGGMQIE; from the coding sequence ATGAAACGTAAATCACAATTTCTTATTCTTCTCTTTCTTTCTGTTTTCAGTTTCCAAAGTTGTGAAGACACTGATGATATTGCACTTCCAAAGGATTTACAAATTAATGACTTCATATGGAAAGGGCTCAACGTGTACTACTTATGGCAATCTGACGTCCCGAATTTAGGAGATAATCGATTTGCTAACCTCACCCAATACAAAGATTTTTTGGGCAATTACACTCCCGAAAATTTATTTGAAGCTTTAAGAGTAGCCAAAAGTATTGACCGTTTTAGTTGGATTGTAAGTGACTATACCGTTCTAGAACAGAGCTTTCAAGGGACAACTAAAAATAATGGAATTGAATTTAAACTTAGTCTAGATCCTAATGATAATACTAAAGTAGTTGGAATCGTTAGCTATATTATCCCAAATTCGGATGCGTCAACTAAAGACATCAAAAGAGGAGAAGTTTTCTACGGAATAAATGGTACTGCTCTTACTCTAGATAATTATAGTTCCTTATTATTTAGTTCCTCTGAAATTTACACCATGAATTTTGCTGATTTTAACGGCAGTTCCATTATTCCAAACGGAAAATCAATTGATTTCACCAAAACATTATTGGATGAAAATCCCATTCTAATTAATAAAGTAATCAATTCTGGAAGTTATAAAATAGGGTATTTAATGTACAACGGATTTTACTCTAGTTATGATACACTTTTAAATAATGCTTTTGGTACTTTAAAAACAGAAGGAATAACAGACTTAGTTTTAGATTTACGATACAATCCAGGTGGTTCTGTGCAAACAGCAACTCGATTAGCCAGTATGATTACTGGGCAGTATACAGGGCAAATTTTTTCTAAACTAACCTATAACAGCAAAAAAAGCAGTAATAATACTAATTATTTATTTCCTGATAAGATAGGAACTACCCCAATTAATAGTCTCAATTTATCAAAAATTTATATTTTAACAACTGCAGGAACCGCTTCCGCTAGTGAATTAATCATAAATGGATTAAAACCTTATATCAATGTGATTCAAATTGGTGATAAAACAGTTGGAAAAAATCAAGCCTCTGTAACATTATATGACTCTCCTGATTTTAGAGCGTCAAACAGGAATCCAAATCACAAATATGCTATGCAACCTATTGTAGCTTATACTGTAAACAAAAATGGTTTTGGAGATTATCCATTGGGTATTGTTCCTACTTACTCTTTAAAAGAATCCGTAAGTACTTATGGTATATTAGGTGATTCTTCTGAACCTTTATTGAGTAAAGCCATAGAGAAAATTACTGGTACGGCTAAAACGGCTAAACAAACTACTGAAAAACCATTCCAAGAATTGGGCGATTCCAAAACACTCTCTGGCCGAGGAGGAATGCAAATTGAATAG
- a CDS encoding 2'-5' RNA ligase family protein, giving the protein MTTIQNRYSLVISPPNEIISLVKSMKEKLAEEIGWYHSKNSLAHITINEFMATDNEIENIKKQLINICDGIKPIDVHLDHFNTYPNGAFFIAPDDFSIIELKQIMTQIHQLFRTKTLLKSNEPHLSIGRQLKPDYIATAYRLFPFINLNFRCDSVTLRRFNPIIKQFEIIDRFSFNDNPKPVYKQGTLF; this is encoded by the coding sequence ATGACTACTATACAAAATCGCTATTCATTAGTAATCAGTCCTCCTAACGAAATTATTAGTTTGGTGAAGTCCATGAAAGAAAAACTAGCGGAAGAAATTGGTTGGTACCATAGTAAAAACTCATTAGCACATATTACCATCAACGAATTTATGGCAACAGATAATGAAATCGAAAACATCAAAAAACAACTGATCAATATTTGCGACGGCATAAAACCAATAGACGTTCACTTAGACCACTTTAATACCTATCCTAATGGTGCTTTTTTTATCGCACCTGATGACTTTTCAATAATTGAATTGAAACAAATTATGACACAAATCCATCAATTGTTTCGCACAAAAACACTCCTTAAAAGTAATGAACCTCATCTATCAATTGGTCGCCAACTGAAGCCAGATTATATTGCTACAGCCTATCGTTTGTTTCCTTTTATCAATTTAAATTTTCGTTGTGATAGCGTAACATTACGCCGTTTCAACCCAATAATAAAACAGTTCGAAATAATAGACCGTTTTAGTTTCAATGATAATCCGAAACCTGTTTATAAACAAGGAACTCTTTTTTAA
- a CDS encoding GYF domain-containing protein, whose translation MNSYFLHNGVESSGPFTIEELKTKNIKATTPVWCQGMSDWTTASEVEELKSLLTVNPPPIKNFVPVVNPVSAPTPTPKVETPKTKKNKSIFGLNKSVFTFILFFGVLIIASFFLSMYQDNRREASELKNKQTEKNNVQYRLQQKEIEEQKIQMAIQEKIDADRLLKEKKETVNNQLSNNQELLLTATSNFENSKKRLAEASNFQFFRSAAEREEEVNFAQKDVSYWKKEVEKIKDESYQLKLQLEH comes from the coding sequence ATGAATAGTTATTTCCTGCATAACGGAGTTGAGAGTAGCGGACCTTTCACAATAGAAGAATTAAAAACTAAAAACATCAAAGCGACCACTCCGGTTTGGTGTCAAGGTATGTCCGATTGGACTACTGCTTCTGAGGTTGAAGAACTAAAAAGTTTACTGACTGTTAATCCACCACCCATTAAAAATTTTGTTCCAGTTGTAAACCCTGTTTCTGCACCTACTCCAACACCAAAAGTAGAAACGCCTAAAACAAAAAAAAACAAAAGCATTTTTGGATTAAATAAAAGCGTCTTTACCTTTATCCTTTTTTTTGGTGTTTTAATTATCGCTAGTTTTTTCTTGAGTATGTACCAAGACAACCGTCGTGAAGCCTCCGAATTAAAAAACAAACAAACCGAAAAAAATAACGTCCAATACCGCTTGCAGCAAAAGGAAATTGAAGAACAAAAAATTCAAATGGCTATCCAAGAAAAAATTGATGCAGACCGTCTTTTAAAAGAAAAAAAAGAAACCGTTAATAATCAATTATCCAACAATCAAGAATTACTATTGACAGCCACCTCCAATTTTGAAAACTCTAAAAAGAGACTAGCTGAAGCTTCTAATTTTCAGTTTTTCAGATCAGCAGCTGAACGAGAAGAAGAAGTCAACTTTGCTCAAAAAGATGTTTCATATTGGAAAAAAGAAGTTGAAAAAATTAAAGACGAAAGCTATCAATTAAAATTGCAACTAGAACATTAA